One Stenotrophomonas maltophilia DNA window includes the following coding sequences:
- a CDS encoding muropeptide MFS transporter — protein MTEAAKPRRPWQQVVSNLSQRKVLAMLLLGFSSGLPIYLVGNTLGFWMRKEGIELSTIGFLSWVGLAYTMKFLWAPIVDKTDVPLFGRFGRRRGWMLLSQLVVVVGLVGMALVQPKGGQIQFLGIAWQHIVVFGVMAVIVAFASATQDIVIDAWRIESADNSEQLGLLTSSSALGYRTALLVTDALILIIAARVGWQVSYEIMAVLMALGVVAVVMAREPAREVAAVQAQATSLWTPRGLFDAVAGPFIAFVREHRSGAILILVAISVYRMADFVMGPMANPFYVDLGLDEDTVGAVRGSVGLVATFVGIAAAGLVSVRWGVLAALMVGAVLGPASNLAFAWLAYSGPDTTHFAVAMAIDNFASGFAGTALIAYMSSLTSIGYTATQYALLSSFYAMPGKALKGLSGWSVQTLAQGRTLLEGYALFFVGTALVAIPVVILCALLILQQRRRQAASST, from the coding sequence GTGACCGAGGCTGCCAAGCCGCGCCGGCCATGGCAGCAGGTGGTGTCCAACCTGAGCCAGCGCAAGGTGCTGGCGATGCTGCTGCTCGGCTTCAGTTCCGGCCTGCCGATCTATCTGGTGGGCAACACGCTCGGCTTCTGGATGCGCAAGGAAGGCATCGAGCTGAGCACGATCGGTTTCCTGTCATGGGTCGGGCTGGCCTACACCATGAAGTTCCTGTGGGCGCCGATCGTCGATAAGACCGACGTGCCTCTGTTCGGTCGCTTTGGTCGCCGCCGCGGCTGGATGCTGCTGTCGCAGCTGGTCGTGGTGGTGGGCCTGGTCGGCATGGCGCTGGTCCAGCCCAAGGGGGGCCAGATCCAGTTCCTGGGTATCGCCTGGCAGCACATCGTCGTGTTTGGCGTGATGGCCGTGATCGTCGCGTTTGCTTCGGCCACCCAGGACATCGTCATCGATGCCTGGCGCATTGAAAGTGCTGACAACAGCGAGCAGCTTGGACTGCTGACTTCATCCTCGGCACTGGGCTACCGCACTGCATTGCTGGTCACCGATGCGCTGATCCTGATCATCGCGGCCCGTGTTGGCTGGCAGGTTTCCTACGAGATCATGGCCGTGCTGATGGCGCTTGGCGTGGTGGCCGTGGTCATGGCCCGTGAACCCGCGCGGGAAGTGGCTGCCGTGCAGGCACAGGCGACCTCCCTGTGGACGCCGCGCGGATTGTTCGACGCCGTGGCGGGGCCGTTCATCGCCTTCGTCCGCGAGCATCGCAGCGGCGCGATCCTGATTCTGGTGGCCATCAGCGTCTATCGCATGGCCGACTTCGTCATGGGGCCGATGGCCAACCCGTTCTACGTCGATCTCGGCCTGGACGAGGACACCGTTGGCGCTGTGCGTGGCTCGGTGGGCCTGGTCGCGACCTTCGTCGGCATTGCTGCGGCGGGCCTGGTCTCGGTTCGCTGGGGGGTGCTGGCGGCGCTGATGGTGGGTGCCGTGCTGGGTCCGGCCTCCAATCTGGCGTTTGCCTGGCTGGCCTATTCCGGCCCGGACACGACCCACTTCGCCGTGGCCATGGCAATCGACAACTTCGCCAGCGGTTTCGCCGGTACGGCGCTGATCGCCTATATGTCGAGCCTGACCAGCATCGGATACACCGCAACCCAGTACGCGCTGCTGAGTTCGTTCTACGCGATGCCCGGCAAGGCGCTCAAGGGGCTCTCCGGGTGGTCGGTACAGACGCTCGCACAGGGCCGGACGCTGCTGGAAGGCTACGCGCTGTTCTTCGTCGGTACCGCGCTGGTGGCGATCCCGGTGGTGATCCTCTGCGCGCTGCTGATCCTGCAGCAGCGTCGTCGCCAGGCCGCCAGCTCGACCTGA
- a CDS encoding anhydro-N-acetylmuramic acid kinase yields MNTTADADAPLYLGLMSGTSADGIDAALVQFPAAGGCRFVHGLTARWEPVLRARLVALGEGGPLDSLEELGELDARIAINFAEAANQLLAEAGVDRSQVRAIGSHGQTVRHRPLANPAFTVQLGDGNRIAELTGITTVSDFRRRDVAAGGHGAPLMPAFHLGMLGAADEDRAVLNLGGIANLTLIPREGAVRGFDTGPANALMDAWCQRHTGRTFDADGAYAASGAVDESLLAGWRSDPWFALPPPKSTGREQFHLAWAEAHMGEGQYAAADVQATLLELTVATVADALLAQQPQTRRLLVCGGGVRNRQLMKRLAARLPEVQVESSAVHGLDPEYVEAMGFAWLAQRTMDGLAGNLPSVTGATGPRILGAVHLA; encoded by the coding sequence ATGAACACGACTGCCGACGCTGACGCCCCCCTGTACCTTGGCCTGATGTCGGGCACCAGCGCCGACGGCATCGATGCCGCACTGGTGCAGTTCCCCGCCGCCGGTGGCTGCCGCTTCGTGCACGGGCTGACCGCCCGCTGGGAGCCGGTGCTGCGTGCGCGGCTGGTGGCGCTGGGCGAAGGCGGACCGCTGGACTCGCTGGAGGAGCTGGGCGAGCTGGATGCACGGATCGCGATCAACTTCGCCGAAGCCGCCAATCAACTGCTGGCCGAGGCCGGCGTGGACCGCAGCCAGGTGCGCGCGATCGGCTCGCACGGCCAGACCGTGCGCCATCGCCCGCTGGCCAACCCCGCCTTCACCGTGCAGCTGGGCGATGGCAACCGCATTGCCGAGCTGACCGGGATCACCACGGTGTCCGACTTCCGCCGCCGCGACGTGGCGGCCGGGGGCCATGGCGCGCCGCTGATGCCGGCCTTCCACCTGGGCATGCTGGGCGCCGCCGATGAGGACCGCGCCGTGCTCAACCTGGGCGGCATCGCCAACCTGACCCTGATCCCGCGCGAAGGCGCGGTGCGTGGCTTCGATACCGGTCCGGCCAACGCGCTGATGGATGCCTGGTGCCAGCGCCACACCGGCCGCACCTTTGATGCCGACGGCGCGTACGCCGCCAGTGGCGCGGTGGACGAGAGCCTGCTGGCCGGCTGGCGTTCGGACCCGTGGTTCGCGCTGCCGCCGCCGAAGAGCACCGGCCGTGAGCAGTTCCACCTGGCCTGGGCCGAGGCCCACATGGGTGAAGGCCAATACGCTGCCGCCGATGTGCAGGCCACCCTGCTGGAGCTGACCGTGGCAACCGTGGCCGATGCGCTGCTGGCGCAGCAGCCGCAGACCCGGCGCCTGCTGGTCTGTGGCGGCGGGGTGCGCAACCGGCAGCTGATGAAGCGGCTGGCGGCGCGGCTGCCGGAGGTGCAGGTGGAGTCCAGCGCGGTGCATGGGCTGGACCCGGAGTACGTGGAGGCGATGGGCTTTGCCTGGCTGGCGCAGCGGACGATGGACGGGCTGGCCGGCAACCTGCCGAGCGTGACCGGGGCGACGGGGCCGCGGATCCTGGGGGCGGTACATCTGGCGTGA
- a CDS encoding M23 family metallopeptidase: protein MHNSEQGRARKQRFQERLHVLHDNALHRKLRQHLPAAFNERWTRRHWMHASLFATIGALVATIVPGFSHTIDAPFADSHTSLALPLPPLTMARQQQVPGDSWQVLRVQRGQTLSDLFDKAGIPATTLHRVLDHPGAREALTKLRPGAEIAFDMPLSGDLRSIRFDRDADNRVELSLAGDDIKEKVTKRETSTRTVVTSGEITSSLYAAARRAGLSPSAIATMTDDIFKYDIDFSKDLQPGDRFSVVMDETWREGEKVDTSKILAATFTTGGKTYSGFRFDRNGKSEYYDINGRSLKKSFIRMPIPFARLSSTFGARKHPVLGKMRMHKGVDYAARTGTPIMAAGDARVQFAGVQRGYGNVVILDHGRGHTTLYGHMSRFANIKTGQRVAQGTVIGYVGSTGLATGPHLHYEFRVNGEHRNPLTVTMPPPEPLKGAELVAFRAQTAPAMARIQGMEKLIYADASPAPTSRDEAAPEVASAKDKQATGRKRG from the coding sequence ATGCACAATTCCGAACAAGGGCGCGCACGCAAGCAGCGCTTCCAGGAACGCCTCCATGTCCTGCACGACAACGCCCTGCATCGGAAGCTCAGGCAACATCTTCCCGCCGCCTTCAATGAGCGCTGGACCCGCCGCCATTGGATGCACGCCAGCCTGTTCGCGACCATCGGCGCCCTGGTGGCGACCATCGTCCCGGGCTTCTCGCACACCATCGACGCGCCCTTCGCCGACAGCCACACCAGCCTGGCGCTGCCGTTGCCGCCGCTGACCATGGCCCGCCAGCAGCAGGTGCCCGGAGACAGCTGGCAGGTGCTGCGGGTGCAGCGCGGCCAGACCCTGAGCGACCTGTTCGACAAGGCTGGCATTCCGGCCACCACCCTGCACCGGGTGCTGGACCACCCCGGCGCGCGTGAGGCGTTGACCAAGCTGCGCCCGGGTGCCGAGATCGCCTTCGACATGCCGCTGTCCGGCGACCTGCGCAGCATCCGTTTCGACCGCGATGCCGACAACCGCGTGGAACTGAGCCTGGCCGGCGATGACATCAAGGAGAAGGTGACCAAACGCGAGACCTCCACGCGCACCGTGGTCACCAGCGGCGAGATCACCAGCTCGCTGTACGCCGCGGCCCGCCGGGCCGGGCTGTCGCCGTCGGCGATCGCGACGATGACCGACGACATCTTCAAGTACGACATCGACTTCTCGAAGGACCTGCAGCCGGGCGACCGCTTCAGCGTAGTGATGGATGAAACCTGGCGCGAAGGCGAGAAGGTGGACACCAGCAAGATCCTGGCGGCGACCTTCACCACCGGTGGCAAGACCTATTCCGGCTTCCGCTTCGACCGCAACGGCAAGTCCGAGTACTACGACATCAACGGCCGCTCGCTGAAGAAGAGCTTCATCCGCATGCCGATCCCGTTCGCGCGGCTGAGCTCGACCTTCGGCGCGCGCAAGCACCCGGTGCTGGGCAAGATGCGCATGCACAAGGGCGTGGACTACGCCGCGCGCACCGGCACCCCGATCATGGCCGCCGGCGATGCCCGCGTGCAGTTCGCCGGCGTGCAGCGCGGCTACGGCAACGTGGTGATCCTTGACCACGGCCGCGGCCACACCACCCTGTACGGCCACATGTCGCGCTTTGCGAACATCAAGACCGGCCAGCGTGTGGCGCAGGGCACGGTGATCGGCTATGTCGGCTCGACCGGCCTGGCCACCGGCCCGCACCTGCACTACGAATTCCGCGTCAACGGCGAGCATCGCAATCCGCTGACCGTGACCATGCCGCCGCCGGAGCCGCTGAAGGGCGCCGAGCTGGTCGCCTTCCGCGCGCAGACCGCACCGGCGATGGCGCGCATCCAAGGCATGGAGAAGCTGATCTACGCCGATGCCAGCCCGGCACCGACCAGCCGCGACGAGGCCGCCCCCGAGGTTGCCAGCGCCAAGGACAAGCAGGCAACCGGCCGCAAGCGCGGCTGA
- the tyrS gene encoding tyrosine--tRNA ligase, producing the protein MSSIEEALALIGRGADEILKLEDLRARLQEGRPLRIKAGFDPTAPDLHLGHTVLLNKMRQFQDLGHQVIFLIGDFTGMIGDPSGKSLTRKPLSRDDVLANARTYEEQVFKVLDRSRTEVRFNSEWFGKMGAADMIRLAGQHTVARMLERDDFAKRYAAQQSIAIHEFLYPLVQGYDSVALEADVELGGTDQKFNLLMGRGLQEHHGQKPQVVLTMPLLEGLDGVNKMSKSLGNYIGISEPAIDIVTKTMKVDDTLMWRWIELLSFDISQAEAVQLREQVANGDLNPRVVKLRLAHELATRFHDAAAAEQAIAGWEAAVTGQGDITQLPLQEVAIPAEGLRIAALLTAAGLTPSNSEANRKLKERAVKVDGEVVEDGQQVLQPGFEGLLQVGKRTFARVRLVTA; encoded by the coding sequence GTGTCCTCGATTGAAGAAGCCCTTGCCCTGATCGGCCGCGGTGCCGACGAGATCCTCAAGCTCGAGGATCTGCGTGCGCGCCTGCAGGAAGGCCGTCCGCTGCGGATCAAGGCCGGCTTCGACCCCACCGCGCCCGACCTGCACCTGGGCCATACGGTGCTGCTGAACAAGATGCGCCAGTTCCAGGACCTCGGCCACCAGGTCATTTTCCTGATCGGCGACTTCACCGGCATGATCGGCGACCCGTCCGGCAAGAGCCTGACCCGCAAGCCGCTCAGCCGCGATGACGTGCTGGCCAACGCCCGTACCTACGAGGAACAGGTGTTCAAGGTGCTCGACCGCAGCCGTACCGAAGTCCGCTTCAACTCGGAGTGGTTCGGCAAGATGGGCGCGGCCGACATGATCCGCCTGGCCGGCCAGCACACCGTGGCGCGCATGCTCGAGCGCGACGACTTCGCCAAGCGCTATGCCGCCCAGCAGTCCATCGCCATCCACGAGTTCCTGTACCCGCTGGTGCAGGGCTACGATTCGGTGGCCCTGGAGGCCGACGTCGAACTGGGCGGTACCGACCAGAAGTTCAACCTGCTGATGGGCCGTGGCCTGCAGGAACACCACGGCCAGAAGCCGCAGGTGGTGCTGACCATGCCGCTGCTGGAAGGCCTGGACGGCGTCAACAAGATGTCCAAGTCGCTGGGCAACTACATTGGTATCAGCGAGCCGGCCATCGACATCGTCACCAAGACCATGAAGGTGGACGACACCCTGATGTGGCGCTGGATCGAACTGCTGTCCTTCGACATCAGCCAGGCCGAAGCCGTGCAGCTGCGCGAGCAGGTGGCCAATGGCGACTTGAACCCGCGTGTGGTCAAGCTGCGCCTGGCGCATGAACTGGCGACCCGTTTCCACGACGCCGCCGCGGCCGAGCAGGCCATTGCCGGCTGGGAAGCAGCGGTGACCGGGCAGGGTGACATTACCCAGCTGCCGCTGCAGGAGGTGGCGATTCCGGCCGAAGGCCTGCGTATCGCTGCGCTGCTGACGGCGGCCGGCCTGACCCCGAGCAACTCTGAAGCCAACCGCAAGCTCAAGGAGCGCGCGGTCAAGGTCGACGGTGAAGTGGTCGAAGATGGCCAGCAGGTGCTGCAGCCGGGCTTCGAAGGCCTGCTGCAGGTCGGCAAGCGTACTTTCGCCCGCGTGCGCCTGGTCACTGCCTGA
- a CDS encoding M28 family metallopeptidase: MPRKLLLCLAAAAALSACKGEDTPAAAPATDTAAAKPAAHQFSPEINAGDFAEMVKTLASDEFEGRAPGSKGEELTVNYIRDQMQRIGLQPGNGDSWFQDVPMTETTADESTVLKITQGGKTTELKFGTDMVVGTRTGQAEVKVDASDLVFVGYGVDAPEQKWNDYAGQDWKGKTVVMLVNDPGFHVDDEKLFDGKRMTYYGRWTYKFEEAARKGAAAALIVHDTAGASYGWDVVKNSWAGPQYDLPAKDDPEARIPVQGWLSADAAKALFAGAGLDLAQAYKDASKRGFKPVPLKATAAVDLKSQIAQKQSRNVVGVLPGTKRADEAVLYMAHWDHLGKHEGETGDNIYNGAVDNATGVAGILEVAEAMAHQEPKPERSVVFLAVTLEESGLLGSKYYVAHPTFPLDKIAGVINIDAMSVAGRAKDVTVTGFGSSELEDILKPLAAAQDRTLHGETSVQSGFYFRSDHFNFAKAGVPALYADGGEDLREGGVDAGRKAAADYGANRYHGPKDEFDAATWKLDGTVEDLQLMYGVGKELAGGDRWPNWYEGNPFKAARDAMMKDKAPAK; encoded by the coding sequence ATGCCCCGCAAACTCCTCCTGTGCCTGGCCGCTGCGGCCGCGCTCAGTGCCTGCAAAGGCGAAGACACGCCGGCCGCCGCGCCGGCCACCGACACCGCTGCTGCGAAGCCCGCCGCCCATCAGTTCTCCCCGGAGATCAACGCCGGCGACTTCGCCGAGATGGTCAAGACCCTGGCTTCGGATGAATTCGAAGGCCGCGCCCCGGGCAGCAAGGGCGAAGAACTGACGGTCAACTACATCCGCGACCAGATGCAGCGCATCGGCCTGCAGCCCGGCAACGGCGACAGCTGGTTCCAGGACGTGCCGATGACCGAGACCACGGCCGACGAATCGACCGTGCTGAAGATCACCCAGGGCGGCAAGACCACCGAACTGAAGTTCGGCACCGACATGGTGGTCGGTACCCGTACCGGCCAGGCCGAGGTGAAGGTCGATGCCAGCGACCTGGTGTTCGTCGGCTACGGCGTCGATGCGCCGGAGCAGAAGTGGAACGATTACGCCGGCCAGGACTGGAAGGGCAAGACGGTCGTGATGCTCGTCAACGATCCGGGCTTCCACGTCGATGACGAAAAGCTGTTCGACGGCAAGCGCATGACCTACTACGGTCGGTGGACCTACAAGTTTGAGGAGGCTGCGCGCAAGGGTGCCGCTGCCGCGCTGATCGTGCACGACACCGCCGGCGCGTCCTACGGCTGGGACGTGGTGAAGAACTCCTGGGCCGGCCCGCAGTACGACCTGCCGGCCAAGGATGACCCGGAAGCTCGCATTCCAGTGCAGGGCTGGCTGAGTGCCGACGCCGCCAAGGCGCTGTTCGCCGGTGCCGGCCTGGACCTGGCACAGGCCTACAAGGACGCCAGCAAGCGCGGCTTCAAGCCGGTCCCGCTGAAGGCGACCGCTGCGGTTGATCTGAAGAGCCAGATCGCGCAGAAGCAGTCGCGCAACGTGGTGGGCGTACTGCCGGGCACCAAGCGCGCTGACGAGGCCGTGCTGTACATGGCGCACTGGGATCATCTGGGCAAGCATGAGGGTGAGACCGGCGACAACATCTACAACGGCGCGGTCGACAACGCGACCGGCGTGGCCGGCATCCTTGAGGTGGCTGAAGCGATGGCCCACCAGGAGCCGAAGCCGGAGCGTTCGGTGGTGTTCCTGGCCGTGACCCTGGAAGAATCCGGCTTGTTAGGTTCGAAGTACTACGTCGCCCACCCGACCTTCCCGCTGGACAAGATCGCGGGCGTGATCAACATCGATGCGATGTCGGTGGCCGGCCGTGCCAAGGACGTGACCGTCACCGGCTTCGGCAGCTCGGAGCTGGAGGACATCCTCAAGCCGCTGGCTGCGGCCCAGGACCGTACCCTGCACGGCGAGACCTCGGTGCAGAGCGGCTTCTACTTCCGTTCCGATCACTTCAACTTCGCCAAGGCAGGCGTTCCGGCCCTGTACGCCGATGGCGGCGAAGACCTGCGCGAGGGTGGCGTGGACGCGGGCCGCAAGGCTGCAGCCGACTACGGCGCCAACCGCTACCACGGCCCGAAGGACGAGTTCGACGCAGCCACCTGGAAGCTGGACGGCACCGTGGAAGACCTGCAGCTGATGTACGGCGTGGGCAAGGAACTGGCCGGTGGTGATCGTTGGCCGAACTGGTACGAAGGCAACCCGTTCAAGGCTGCCCGCGACGCGATGATGAAGGACAAGGCCCCGGCCAAGTAA
- a CDS encoding murein hydrolase activator EnvC family protein — MRDNAFPSRRHHIAAVRGGRCLLLGLAIALALPLPGAAQTTRETERKLQKLRSELKGVAQERRQIEGQRGQASQQLREADEKVARTGRALAQTETALREQGRALAEAEQRRNTLQANLAQQHRELAGLLRAAYQLGNHAPLKLLLSQDTVADANRALAYHRYLQRERAQRITTLTADLKELEALQAQIAERKQKLQGAQQDQKQQAAALEADRRDRAKTVASLDERFKDQREKEQALGQDAKALETLLANLRAAAARAEAERRAAARRAAAEKAAAERAARQAAAQGRPPPPTKIPPAVASAPAPKVGGLGWPLSGNLLARYGGKLPDGRTSSGVLIGAPAGSTVTAVADGTVVFSDWMTGYGMILIVDHGNGYMSLYAHNDTLLKDAGARVSRGDAVAKVGNSGGQGVTALYFELRRGGQPVNPDSWLQRR; from the coding sequence TTGCGCGACAACGCCTTCCCATCACGCCGACATCACATCGCCGCCGTACGCGGCGGGCGCTGCCTGCTGTTGGGGCTGGCGATCGCCTTGGCGCTGCCGCTGCCGGGCGCAGCGCAGACCACCCGCGAGACCGAGCGCAAGCTGCAGAAACTGCGCAGTGAGCTGAAGGGCGTGGCGCAGGAGCGCCGGCAGATCGAGGGCCAGCGTGGCCAGGCCTCGCAGCAGCTGCGTGAGGCAGATGAAAAGGTGGCCCGCACCGGCCGTGCGCTTGCGCAGACCGAAACCGCGCTGCGCGAGCAGGGAAGGGCCCTGGCCGAGGCGGAACAGCGCCGCAACACGCTGCAGGCCAACCTCGCCCAGCAGCACCGCGAACTGGCTGGCCTGCTGCGTGCGGCCTATCAGCTGGGCAATCACGCCCCCCTGAAGCTGCTGCTGTCGCAGGACACGGTGGCCGATGCCAATCGCGCCCTGGCCTACCACCGCTACCTGCAGCGCGAGCGGGCACAGCGCATCACCACGCTGACCGCTGACCTGAAGGAACTGGAAGCGCTGCAGGCGCAGATCGCCGAGCGCAAGCAGAAGCTGCAGGGTGCACAGCAGGACCAGAAGCAGCAGGCCGCGGCGCTGGAAGCCGACCGTCGCGATCGCGCAAAGACCGTGGCCTCGCTGGACGAGCGCTTCAAGGACCAGCGCGAGAAGGAACAGGCGCTGGGCCAGGATGCCAAGGCGCTGGAAACACTGCTGGCCAATCTGCGTGCTGCTGCGGCCCGCGCCGAGGCCGAGCGTCGCGCGGCTGCACGTCGAGCCGCCGCCGAAAAGGCCGCTGCCGAGCGCGCCGCACGCCAGGCCGCGGCACAGGGCCGGCCGCCGCCGCCCACCAAGATTCCGCCGGCGGTGGCGTCCGCACCGGCCCCGAAGGTCGGTGGCCTGGGCTGGCCGTTGTCCGGCAACCTGCTGGCCCGCTACGGCGGCAAGCTGCCCGATGGCCGCACCAGCAGCGGCGTGCTGATCGGCGCCCCGGCCGGAAGCACCGTCACCGCCGTGGCCGACGGCACCGTGGTGTTCTCCGACTGGATGACCGGCTACGGCATGATCCTGATCGTCGACCACGGCAATGGCTACATGAGCCTGTATGCCCACAACGACACCCTGCTGAAGGATGCCGGCGCGCGGGTCAGCCGCGGCGATGCGGTGGCCAAGGTCGGCAATTCCGGGGGCCAGGGCGTGACTGCGCTGTACTTCGAGCTGCGCCGTGGCGGGCAGCCGGTCAATCCGGACAGCTGGCTGCAGCGGCGCTGA
- a CDS encoding S41 family peptidase: MRAARTATLLLALLPALSWAQQTAPAPSQETSGQAANSEEAVTSKVPLEEIRRFVAVYNAVRAAYVDPVDDKKLMQAAVRGLLLDLDPHSTYFNKEDAQAFDEQANGAYEGIGVELQQQPDNASMKVISPIDDTPAAKAGILAGDLIIAIDGKPISAIDASEPLRGPAGSKVVLTIVREGKPKPFDVSLTRQTIRVTSVRSRLLEPGYGYIRLSTFQADTGSDFQKHVQQLQKQSGGQLKGLVLDLRSNPGGLLTAAVQVADDLLDKGNIVSTRGRISISDARFDATPGDLLKGAPVVVLADAGSASASEVLAGALRDNKRARVVGSRTFGKGSVQTVLPLDNGDSVKLTTARYYTPSGKSIQATGIVPDVELKPAATPAEDALPASLSDYSEATLPGHLRGDDEGTEGYHAGAVLPGDGPINDALAELKNPGSVAARLKAEAAKAEAAKATKAAAAKPEAKVEPKAESKPEAMPAPAPAKP, from the coding sequence ATGCGCGCAGCCCGTACCGCCACCCTCTTGCTGGCCCTGTTGCCAGCGCTGTCCTGGGCGCAGCAGACCGCGCCCGCCCCGAGCCAGGAAACCAGCGGGCAGGCAGCGAACAGCGAGGAGGCGGTGACCTCGAAGGTGCCGCTGGAGGAAATCCGCCGTTTCGTGGCCGTGTACAACGCGGTGCGTGCCGCCTATGTCGACCCGGTCGATGACAAGAAGCTGATGCAGGCGGCGGTGCGTGGCCTGCTGCTCGACCTCGATCCACACAGCACCTACTTCAACAAGGAAGACGCGCAGGCCTTCGACGAGCAGGCCAATGGTGCCTACGAAGGCATCGGCGTGGAGCTGCAGCAGCAGCCGGACAACGCCAGCATGAAGGTGATCTCGCCGATCGACGACACGCCGGCGGCCAAGGCCGGCATCCTCGCCGGTGACCTGATCATCGCCATCGACGGCAAGCCGATCAGCGCGATCGATGCCAGCGAACCGCTGCGCGGCCCGGCCGGCAGCAAGGTGGTGCTGACCATCGTACGCGAAGGCAAGCCCAAGCCGTTCGATGTCAGCCTCACCCGCCAGACCATCCGCGTGACCAGCGTGCGCAGCCGCCTCCTGGAACCGGGCTATGGCTACATCCGCCTGAGCACCTTCCAGGCCGACACCGGTTCGGACTTCCAGAAGCACGTGCAGCAGTTGCAGAAGCAGTCCGGTGGCCAGCTCAAGGGCCTGGTGCTGGATCTGCGCAGCAACCCGGGGGGCCTGCTGACCGCTGCGGTGCAGGTGGCCGATGATCTGCTCGACAAGGGCAACATCGTCAGCACCCGTGGCCGCATCAGCATCAGCGATGCCCGTTTCGATGCGACCCCGGGCGACCTGCTGAAGGGCGCACCGGTGGTCGTGCTGGCCGATGCCGGTTCGGCCAGCGCATCGGAAGTACTTGCCGGCGCGTTGCGCGACAACAAGCGCGCGCGCGTGGTCGGCAGCCGTACCTTCGGCAAGGGCTCGGTGCAGACCGTGCTGCCGCTGGACAACGGTGATTCGGTGAAGCTGACCACCGCGCGTTATTACACGCCCAGCGGCAAGTCGATCCAGGCCACCGGCATCGTGCCGGACGTTGAACTGAAGCCGGCCGCCACGCCCGCGGAAGATGCACTGCCGGCCAGCCTGAGCGACTACAGCGAAGCGACCCTGCCGGGCCATCTGCGCGGCGATGACGAAGGCACCGAGGGCTACCACGCCGGTGCGGTGCTGCCGGGCGATGGCCCGATCAACGACGCGCTGGCCGAGCTGAAGAACCCGGGTTCGGTGGCGGCGCGGTTGAAGGCCGAGGCCGCCAAGGCGGAGGCGGCCAAGGCCACGAAGGCCGCTGCGGCGAAGCCGGAAGCCAAGGTCGAACCGAAGGCGGAAAGCAAGCCGGAAGCAATGCCCGCACCGGCTCCGGCCAAGCCCTGA
- a CDS encoding rhomboid family intramembrane serine protease gives MFVSLPSRKKAALRWATPVLFAALWLAFLWSISRPDDARGSLWLDWGALSTGLTHPLDWWATLQDGSVLRLFTALFLHADWSHLLGNLVFLLIFGLPAERVLGPWRLLLLFLVGGAVSNLVAIYTMGSPDQIIIGASGAVSALIGAYLALFPGARLGVVIPLGLFLEFVRAPAYLLIGVWAALQVVFAHIGPSFGMVAWWAHIGGFVFGLVYGVYVRAAIARRLRKRHGF, from the coding sequence ATGTTCGTCTCCCTCCCGTCGCGCAAGAAGGCGGCCCTGCGCTGGGCCACGCCCGTGCTGTTTGCGGCACTGTGGCTGGCATTCCTATGGTCGATCTCGCGTCCGGACGATGCCCGCGGCAGCCTCTGGCTGGACTGGGGCGCCCTGTCCACCGGCCTGACCCACCCGCTGGACTGGTGGGCCACCCTGCAGGACGGCAGCGTGCTGCGCCTGTTCACCGCCCTGTTCCTGCACGCCGACTGGTCGCACCTGCTGGGCAACCTGGTGTTCCTGCTGATCTTCGGCCTGCCCGCCGAGCGGGTGCTGGGGCCGTGGCGGTTGCTGCTGCTGTTCCTGGTGGGCGGCGCGGTATCGAACCTGGTGGCGATCTACACCATGGGCAGCCCGGACCAGATCATCATCGGTGCCAGCGGCGCGGTGTCGGCGCTGATCGGCGCCTATCTGGCCCTGTTCCCGGGCGCCCGGCTGGGCGTGGTGATCCCGCTCGGCCTGTTCCTGGAGTTCGTGCGGGCACCGGCCTACCTGCTCATCGGCGTCTGGGCCGCACTGCAGGTGGTGTTCGCCCACATCGGCCCGAGCTTCGGCATGGTGGCCTGGTGGGCGCACATCGGCGGCTTCGTGTTCGGCCTGGTGTACGGGGTCTACGTGCGGGCGGCCATCGCCCGCCGCCTGCGCAAGCGCCACGGCTTCTGA